CGAACATAAAATCATTTTTGCTCCAGATGAAAATTTAGGTAATTATCTTCAAAAGGAAACCAAACGTGACCTCGTCTTATGGAAAGGCTCGTGCGTGGTACACGAGGCCTTTTCATTGGACAAACTAATCGAATTATACAACAAAAATCCGACTGCAAAAATTGCAGCACATCCAGAGTCTGAAAGTCATATTTTAAAAGCAGCGCATTTCATCGGCTCAACTTCGGGTATTATTAATTTCATTAAAACGGATCCTGCTGCCGTTTACATTGTGGCTACAGAAGCCGGTATCCTGCATGAGCTTTCAAAAGCTGTACCGAACAAGACGCTGATTCCGGCTCCTTCCACAGAAGACAATAGCTGTGCCTGCAGCGAATGTGCTTTCATGAAAATGAATACATTGGAAAAACTGTATTTGTGTCTTAAAAATGAAAGTCCGGAAATGCTGGTAACAGAAGAACTGAGAATTGAAGCCTTAAAACCAATTGAAAAAATGCTTCAATTATCTTAAAAAAAATTGCAACAACTCTAAATCAAAATAACATGCTTACAACAGATATATTAATCATCGGTTCAGGTATTTCGGGATTATTTTTCGCCATGAAAACGGCTCAAAAACGCCCAGATTTATCTATTGTTATAATGACTAAAGAAGCAGCCAGAAATACTAATACACAGCTTGCACAAGGCGGTATTGCGGTGGTGACAGATCTTATAAAAGATAGTTTTAACAAACATATACATGATACGCTTCGTTCTGGTGGCGGACTTTGTGATAGAGACATCGTTAATATGGTCATTACGCAAGCTCCAGAAAGACTTAAGGAATTAATCGAAATTGGAACTTCATTTGACAAAGATGAAAAAGGCCGATGGAATTTAGGTCTGGAAGGCGGGCATTCACAACATAGAATACTACATCATAAAGACAGTTCCGGATTGGAAATTGAGCGTAAACTGCTCAAAATAATCAAGAAAATGCCAAACATAGAAATTTGGGAAAATCATATGGTTATTGACTTGAATACCGAAACCAAGAAAAATAAAACAACTTGCACCGGAGCTTTCTTTTATGATAAAAAACAGAATAGAATAAAATACATCAGAACCAGAACCACTGTTTTAAGTACAGGTGGATGCGGCCAGCTTTTTGAAAATACTACCAATCCTAAAATTGCTACTGGCGACGGACTTGCAATGGCGGCACGTGCAGGAGCAGAAATCGCGGATATGCAGTATATACAGTTTCATCCAACAGCTTTATATGCGAGTAAAGAGAATCCATTATTTTTAATCTCTGAAGCCGTAAGAGGTTTTGGTGCACATATTGTAAACGAAGATGGAAAAAGATTCTTGTTTAAATATGATATTCGAGGCGAATTGGCGACACGAGATATGGTATCCAATGCCATCAGCAAAGAACTTCTATTGAGCGGAAAAGATCATGTTTACTTGGATTGCAGGCATTTAAATAAAGCTGAATTCTACTCTAATTTTCCAATAATTGCAGCACACTGTAATGAATTTGGAATACAACCTGAAAAAGATTTAATCCCAGTTGTTCCTGCAGCGCATTACCAATGTGGCGGTATCAAAGTAGATCAAAATGGAGCAACCGCAATTCCAAATCTATATGCTATTGGTGAATGTGCTAGAACGGGACTTCATGGTAAAAACCGCTTGGCTTCCAATTCACTTTTAGAAGCTTTAGTATTTGCGCATCAAGCATCAGAAAATGTTGACAGAACGATTGCTGGATTTCTATTTTCAAACAGAATCTTAATTCCAAAGTTTCCAAAAGCACATCAAGTTGATGATTATCTAGCTTTTGAAATACTAAAAAAAGAATTACAAAAACTCGTTACAGCTTTTTATACCAGCGAAGAACGAGATGCCGATTTGGCTTTTGAAAAAATAAAAGAGCTTCATAATTACGCCGTGTCACTTACACAAACACACGAAATTACCATTCCGTTTATAGAATTTTCAAATATGATTGCGGTGTCTTTAATTATCGTTAAACAATGCAAGGCATCAAACAAAGAAATGTGCTGAAACCAATAAATCCCCAACTAATATGAAACTAACAAATAAAACCACGATTGGCGAAATTGTAGCAGATGATTTTAGAACAGCGGCAATTTTCACAAAATACCACATCGATTTTTGCTGTAAAGGATATCGAACCATTGAGGAAGTCTGTAAAAAAAGAGACATTGAGCAAAATGAACTTATCGAACATATCGAAAAAGCCAGAAACAGTTCTGCCAACCAGTCCTTTGATTACAAATCATGGCCAGCAGATATGATTGCGGATTATATTACCAAAACGCATCATCGATATATTGAAGAAAAAGCACCGATCATTATTCAATATTTAACCAAATTGTGCGGTGTTCACGGTGCTATTCATCCAGAACTGCATGAAATACATACTATTTTCTCTAAATCGGCTTTGGATTTGACGGCTCATATGAAAAGGGAAGAATTGGTAGTTTTTCCTTTCATTAAAAAAATGAAAGCAGCTCAGAATAAAGGAACTTCGTTTGACTTACCACCATTTTTCAGTATCGAAAATCCGATAACAAGCTTAAGAGAAGATCATATTACCGAAGGACAGCGTTTCAAAAGAATTGCCGCTTTAACCAACAATTATACGCCACCGGTTGAATCGTGTACAACTTACAAAGCTGCTTTTGCCATGCTCGAAGAATTTGATAAAGATTTGAAAAAACACATTCACATGGAGAATAATATTTTATTCCCTAAAGCAATCGAACTCGAAAAAACTTTTGAAAAAGTGTCATAAATATACCTGTTGAGTGTAATATAAAAAGTACAATTTAACACATAGAAAAATAGATTTTTATAAAAAAAGAACACTAAAGAAACCAGTTTCCACACATAACAAAACTATGTGCATTTAAATTAGTGAAACGCCTTTTTTAATCTTCAATAAACTATGTTTCTATGTGTTAAAAAATATCACCAACGAGTTTATAAATTAAGAATAAAAAATGGAAAAATATGTCATCAAACGCAATGGAGATTATAAACCTTTTGAGGCTTATAAAATTCATGATGCGATTCAAAAAGCTTTTCAAAGTGTCAATAAAACTTTTGATAAAAAAATCTATAAAATTGTCCTTTCAGGTCTTGAGGTTAAGTATTCCTGGCCTGTAGAAGAAATTCAGGACATGATCGAAAGAGTGCTTTTTGAAAATGGCTATTTCCAAACCATGCGTTCGTTTATCATCTATCGACATACCAGAAAATTACAGCGGGAACATGTTAACGGTTTAAACGATGACACTACTTTCATAGACAGTACACAAACTGTTGAGGAATACATCAATCAGTCAGATTGGCGAATTAATGCCAATGCGAATATTTCGTATTCAAACGCGGGATTGGTCAGTAATACCGCTGGAAAAGTTATAGCCAATTACTGGCTGGATAAAATATACAATAAAGAAGAAGGATCTGCTCATAGGAATGGCGACATACATATCCATGATTTGGATTGTCTTACCGGATACTGCGCTGGGTGGAGCCTGCGCGTGCTCTTGAACGAAGGATTTAACGGCGTGCGCGGCCGTGTCGAGAGCAGACCTCCTTCTCATTTTAGAGAAGCATTGGGACAAATGGCTAATTTTTTAGGAATTTTGCAAAGCGAATGGGCAGGCGCTCAGGCTTTCAGTTCTTTTGATACTTACCTGGCTCCTTATGTTTTTAAAGATCAACTTACCTATGATGAGGTTTTAAAAGCCGTTAGAAGTTTTGTTTACAATCTGAATGTTCCAGCACGCTGGGGTCAGTCGCCTTTTACCAACATTACTTTGGACTGGAATGTACCAGATGATTTAAAAGAACAAATTCCAACGAAAAATGATCTGCATTTGTTTTTGAATGTTACTGATGAAAATCTGATTCACGAAGCCCAAAAAAGAGGCGTTTCTAAACTGGAAAACCTAAAGTATACTGATTTTCAAACAGAAATGAATCTCATCAATAAAGCATATTATACCATTATGACTGAAGGTGACGCCAACGGACAACCGTTTACCTTCCCTATTCCAACAGTTAATATCACAGAAGATTTTGACTGGAATGGCGAAAATGTTGATTTGTTGTTTGAAAACACGGCTAAAATTGGGTCGTCTTATTTTCAGAATTTTATTGGAAGCCAATATCTTTTGGATGATGACGGAAACCGAATTGAAAATCCCAACGCTTATAAACCAAACGCTGTAAGAAGTATGTGCTGTCGATTACAACTCGACTTAAGGGAATTATTAAAACGAGGCAATGGACTTTTTGGAAGTGCAGAAATGACGGGGAGCATTGGAGTTGTGACTATCAATATGGCACGTTTGGGTTATTTGCACAAAGGAAACATCATCAATTTATTTGCTCATTTAGATGAATTGCTCACTATTGCAAAATCGACTTTAGAGAAAAAAAGAAAGTTTATTCAGGAAATGTATGACCGTGGTTTATATCCGTATACACAGCGTTACTTAAAGCATTTTAAGAATCACTTTTCTACCATTGGCGTAAACGGAATGAACGAAATGGTAATTAATTTTACAGAAGGAAAACAGAATATAACTGACAATTCGGGAATTCATTTTGCTACTGAAATTCTGGATTACATCCGATTACGAATGAAAGAATTTCAGGAAGAAACCGGAAATCTATATAATCTAGAAGCGACACCAGCTGAAGGTACAACGTATCGTTTTGCAAAAGAAGACAAGAAACGTTTTCCAGAAATTTTACAAGCGGGACACGACAAGAACATTTATTATACCAATAGTTCACAAATTCCGGTAGATTATACCGAAGATCCTTTTGAAGCCTTATTGCTTCAGGATGAATTACAATGTAAATATACTGGTGGTACAGTTTTGCATCTTTATATGAGAGAAAAAATAAGCAGCCCTGAAGCCTGTAAAAACTTTGTCAAAAAGGTTTTAACCAACTTTAAACTGCCTTATATAACCGTAACACCAGTTTTCAGCATCTGCCCTATTCATGGGTATTTGAACGGAGAACACGAATACTGTCCAAAATGCGACGAAGAATTACTGCATGCCAACAACCAAAAACATTTAGCTTATGAAAACAAAAACGCATAAAATACTAACAGAGAACAACAGCAAAAGAAGCAAGTGTCTTGTTTACACGCGAGTAATGGGTTATCACAGACCCGTAGAAAGTTTTAACATAGGAAAAAAAGGTGAACACCAACAGCGTACACATTTCGAAGAAGCAATTATCTACTAAAGGAATATTTAGCCTCACGCCTTTTACTTTATTAGATTATCCGCATAAAACGGCCTGCATTGTGTGGTTTGCAGGCTGTAACATGCGGTGTTTATACTGCTATAATCCAGAGATTGTTTTGGGAAAAGGAAAAATGGATTTTGACTCCATCCTTTCTTTCCTTAAAACCCGAAAAGGATTATTGGATGGCGTGGTATTGAGCGGCGGAGAGTGTACGCTTTCTAAAAATATTATTTCTTTTATCAAAGAAATCAAAACAATGGGATTTGCTGTTAAAATAGATACTAACGGCTCTAACCCAAAAATACTGAACAGCCTGATTCATAATCAATTAATTGATTATGTCGCGTTAGATTATAAAAGTCTTCCTCATACCTTTAAAAAAATAACGCAGTCAGGCTTATTTTCTCAATTTGAAGAAAGTCTGAAACTTTTAATTCGGTCTACTATTCCGTTTGAAATTCGGACTACTTTTCATTCTTCCTTAATTACAGAAAATGATTTTGTTCAAATGATTGAATACCTCGAAACACAAAATTTTGAAGGCAATTATTATGTGCAGCATTTTATGAATAATGTGCCAACGCTTTCAAAATTAAATGATTCCCATAAAGAAATAAGAGTAAAGAATTATTCTACCTCAAAAATAAAAGTTGTTTTTAGGGAATGATTTCTATCAGAAAATTTAATAGTCAACTATGACTTTACATCATTTTATATTAACTATTCATCTTTTGGCTGCGACAGTTTGGGTTGGCGGTCATTTACTTTTAAGTATCGGTTATCTTCCAAAAGCTTTAAAGAAAAAAGACCCAAAAATTATTCTAAATTTTGAAAAGAAATTTGAAGCTCTCGGAATGTCTTCTTTGGCTTTATTGATTGTAACAGGAATCTGGATGGCCTACGATTTTGGTGTTACTATCGAAACCTGGTTTGATTTTTCAGGTGGTTTCGAAACTGTAATTTCAACCAAACTAGTACTGTTATTCTGTACTTTCGTTTGTGCTATTTGTGCACAATTGTATTTTATTCCAAATCTTGATAAATACAATATCAAGATAATGGCATTTATTATTTTAACCGTTACTTTAATTGGAGTTGCGATGCTGGTTTTGGGATCTACGCTGCGTTATGGCGGGATTTGATCTATTGAA
This portion of the Flavobacterium panacagri genome encodes:
- the ric gene encoding iron-sulfur cluster repair di-iron protein — encoded protein: MKLTNKTTIGEIVADDFRTAAIFTKYHIDFCCKGYRTIEEVCKKRDIEQNELIEHIEKARNSSANQSFDYKSWPADMIADYITKTHHRYIEEKAPIIIQYLTKLCGVHGAIHPELHEIHTIFSKSALDLTAHMKREELVVFPFIKKMKAAQNKGTSFDLPPFFSIENPITSLREDHITEGQRFKRIAALTNNYTPPVESCTTYKAAFAMLEEFDKDLKKHIHMENNILFPKAIELEKTFEKVS
- a CDS encoding anaerobic ribonucleoside-triphosphate reductase activating protein: MNTNSVHISKKQLSTKGIFSLTPFTLLDYPHKTACIVWFAGCNMRCLYCYNPEIVLGKGKMDFDSILSFLKTRKGLLDGVVLSGGECTLSKNIISFIKEIKTMGFAVKIDTNGSNPKILNSLIHNQLIDYVALDYKSLPHTFKKITQSGLFSQFEESLKLLIRSTIPFEIRTTFHSSLITENDFVQMIEYLETQNFEGNYYVQHFMNNVPTLSKLNDSHKEIRVKNYSTSKIKVVFRE
- the nadB gene encoding L-aspartate oxidase, whose amino-acid sequence is MLTTDILIIGSGISGLFFAMKTAQKRPDLSIVIMTKEAARNTNTQLAQGGIAVVTDLIKDSFNKHIHDTLRSGGGLCDRDIVNMVITQAPERLKELIEIGTSFDKDEKGRWNLGLEGGHSQHRILHHKDSSGLEIERKLLKIIKKMPNIEIWENHMVIDLNTETKKNKTTCTGAFFYDKKQNRIKYIRTRTTVLSTGGCGQLFENTTNPKIATGDGLAMAARAGAEIADMQYIQFHPTALYASKENPLFLISEAVRGFGAHIVNEDGKRFLFKYDIRGELATRDMVSNAISKELLLSGKDHVYLDCRHLNKAEFYSNFPIIAAHCNEFGIQPEKDLIPVVPAAHYQCGGIKVDQNGATAIPNLYAIGECARTGLHGKNRLASNSLLEALVFAHQASENVDRTIAGFLFSNRILIPKFPKAHQVDDYLAFEILKKELQKLVTAFYTSEERDADLAFEKIKELHNYAVSLTQTHEITIPFIEFSNMIAVSLIIVKQCKASNKEMC
- a CDS encoding copper resistance protein CopD is translated as MTLHHFILTIHLLAATVWVGGHLLLSIGYLPKALKKKDPKIILNFEKKFEALGMSSLALLIVTGIWMAYDFGVTIETWFDFSGGFETVISTKLVLLFCTFVCAICAQLYFIPNLDKYNIKIMAFIILTVTLIGVAMLVLGSTLRYGGI
- the nadA gene encoding quinolinate synthase NadA; this translates as MDKNFLIQEITRLKQEKNAVILAHYYQDENIQEIADFIGDSLELAKKAQNTNAEIIVFAGVHFMAETAKILNPNKKVLLPDWEAGCSLADGCDPKDFSEFKKQYPDHVVVTYINCSAEIKAMSDLVCTSANAKKIIESISDEHKIIFAPDENLGNYLQKETKRDLVLWKGSCVVHEAFSLDKLIELYNKNPTAKIAAHPESESHILKAAHFIGSTSGIINFIKTDPAAVYIVATEAGILHELSKAVPNKTLIPAPSTEDNSCACSECAFMKMNTLEKLYLCLKNESPEMLVTEELRIEALKPIEKMLQLS
- a CDS encoding ribonucleoside triphosphate reductase; protein product: MEKYVIKRNGDYKPFEAYKIHDAIQKAFQSVNKTFDKKIYKIVLSGLEVKYSWPVEEIQDMIERVLFENGYFQTMRSFIIYRHTRKLQREHVNGLNDDTTFIDSTQTVEEYINQSDWRINANANISYSNAGLVSNTAGKVIANYWLDKIYNKEEGSAHRNGDIHIHDLDCLTGYCAGWSLRVLLNEGFNGVRGRVESRPPSHFREALGQMANFLGILQSEWAGAQAFSSFDTYLAPYVFKDQLTYDEVLKAVRSFVYNLNVPARWGQSPFTNITLDWNVPDDLKEQIPTKNDLHLFLNVTDENLIHEAQKRGVSKLENLKYTDFQTEMNLINKAYYTIMTEGDANGQPFTFPIPTVNITEDFDWNGENVDLLFENTAKIGSSYFQNFIGSQYLLDDDGNRIENPNAYKPNAVRSMCCRLQLDLRELLKRGNGLFGSAEMTGSIGVVTINMARLGYLHKGNIINLFAHLDELLTIAKSTLEKKRKFIQEMYDRGLYPYTQRYLKHFKNHFSTIGVNGMNEMVINFTEGKQNITDNSGIHFATEILDYIRLRMKEFQEETGNLYNLEATPAEGTTYRFAKEDKKRFPEILQAGHDKNIYYTNSSQIPVDYTEDPFEALLLQDELQCKYTGGTVLHLYMREKISSPEACKNFVKKVLTNFKLPYITVTPVFSICPIHGYLNGEHEYCPKCDEELLHANNQKHLAYENKNA
- the nrdD gene encoding anaerobic ribonucleoside-triphosphate reductase, which encodes MKTKTHKILTENNSKRSKCLVYTRVMGYHRPVESFNIGKKGEHQQRTHFEEAIIY